The stretch of DNA GGCGCACCACCACATCCATGTCCCAGGAGGACGCCACCATGTCAGACGACGCAACCCAGACTGAACCTCAGGCGCAGGAGCCCGAGGCGACGCAGGCAGCCCCGCCGTGGGGTTCGGAAGAAGAGTTCAACGCCGAGCGTGCGTGGAATCTGATTCAGGGCCTGAAGGAAGACAAGGCGCGGCTTTCCGAGCGCGCGTTCGGTTCACGAGAAGAGTTCGAGGCGGCCAAGTCCGCCCGCGACCAGCTCGCAGAGACGAAGCGTGCCCAGATGAGTGAGATCGAGCGCGCGAAGGCGGAACTCGCCGAGTTTCGCCAGGCCGCCGAAACACACAAGGTCAACGAGTTGCGATGGAAGGCCGCTGCAACTCACGGGATCCCGTCTGACTACTTCGACTTCATCGGCGGAGGTAACGAGGAGGAGGTTCTGAGCCGCGCTGAGCGTCTTGGCGATCTCATCCGCGCTGCCGGAAGCACGGAAGTCGTGCAGGCCGAACTGGATTCCCTGAAGGCAGGGAATCCGCTCCAGAAGGGTCGGTCCGTCGCGGCATTGAAGCCGGGCGCAACACCTTCTGAACATCAAGACGAGGACGACGTCCTTTACAACGAACTCTACGGAGGAAAGAGCAATGGCTAATTACTTGCCAGTGCGCATTCCGGGTAAGGCTCTGCCGATCCCGGCTAGCGCGGCAATCACTGCCGGTCAGCTCGTTGCCGTTTCGGGATCCAACACGGTTGGCCCTGCTGGTGCTGCTTCGGTTGCATGGCTGGGTGTGGCTGCGTTTGATGTCGCTTCGGGCGAGCTTGTCACTGTCCACTGCGGTGGCACTCAGGAACTCACTGCTTCCGGTGCGATCACCGCTGGCGCTGCTGTCGCGGCTGCCGCAAACGGGGCTGTCGCCACTCTCGGCGCAGATCCGGCTGCAGGCACTGTTGTCGGTGTCGCCCTGACCACTGCCGCGAACGGGACCAAGGTCCGCGTTCAGATGGCTCGATAAGGAGGGGCTGACATGGGAAACGCATACCCTAACGCGTTCACCCAGAACGATCTGGGCACGCTGAAGAAGTTTCTGAACTCGCCGACGCTGATTGCACGTCGTTACGACGAAATCGCGCTGAACCAGTTCATCGGTGATTACCTGCTCACTGGGCGCCCGAACGTCGAGGGCGGCGCGATTCAGTACGAGTCGCAGGGCACGGAGGTCACCGACCGGCCGGTCGAGTCCATCTCGCCCGGGGCTGAGTACCCGCTTGCTCTGATCGGTGACGTGCCGGCGCAGATCGCTAAGACCGACAAGCGCGGTCAGGATTCGCTCGTCACTGACGAGAAGTTGAAGCGTGAGCGTCGTAACGCGATCGACCGCGCGATCACCGCCCTGGTGAACTCGAACGTCATCGACTTCGACTCGACTGTTCTGGCGTTGGTTGCTTCGGTGGTGACTCAGGAGCAGACGATCACCACTGCGTGGAGCGCGAGCGGCGCGACGATCCTGCGAGACATCCTGCTCGCTAAGGGCAAGATCACCGGCCAGAAGAAGGGCTACAACCCGAACGTCGTTGTCATGAGCGATGAGGTGTTCGCTTATGTCGCCTCGGACACTGCGATCGCCGCACTGATGGCGCGCGAGTCAAAGGCGAACGCGGTGTACACCGGCGAGTTCCCGGTTATCGCGGGTCTGGAGGTCCGCACGACTCCGAACATGCCGACCGGTATCGACGCACTCGTCGCCGATCGCCAGATGCTCGGCGGGGTCGGCTACGAGGACCTGGGC from Cumulibacter soli encodes:
- a CDS encoding capsid cement protein, which produces MANYLPVRIPGKALPIPASAAITAGQLVAVSGSNTVGPAGAASVAWLGVAAFDVASGELVTVHCGGTQELTASGAITAGAAVAAAANGAVATLGADPAAGTVVGVALTTAANGTKVRVQMAR